A region from the Melioribacter roseus P3M-2 genome encodes:
- a CDS encoding IS110 family transposase yields the protein MQQNFYLGIDVSRGYADFIILDENKKVVEDNFQLDDTFDGHNKLYKILSGFLAKYPASNILAAVESTGGYENNWLKFLSACQSKLQLSVARINPFGVSYNSKATLNRIITDKQSARNVAEYLISHPEKVQYNNQDYYASVRRQWTFIKMLTKQKVQLLNQLESLLYIANPEVLQYCSNKMNLWTLKLLRKYPTAKELAKARLSSVCKIPYITESLANDLINNARKSVASSDDKTTAEVIIALVEQILQLRKLIVLQTKQLQASCNIAEVELLKSFKGIGTYSAVGLMIEILSVERFSSSKKLASFFGVHPVFKQSGDGLSGFKMSKRGRKQPRELLFNIARFATVHNPYIKEIYAMHLQKGMPKMAALGAVMYKILRIVYGMLKHNRQYDPEVDRANRAKHKDNINRAKEDYTRRYQPMDITAPVSRRQLKKRKQKEQSQILKPLDAESNEKIFTGSDSHCFPEET from the coding sequence ATGCAACAAAACTTTTATCTCGGTATTGATGTCAGCAGAGGATATGCTGATTTTATTATCCTTGACGAAAATAAAAAAGTTGTTGAAGATAATTTTCAGCTTGATGATACCTTTGACGGACACAATAAGTTATACAAAATTCTATCTGGCTTTTTGGCCAAGTATCCCGCCTCAAATATCCTTGCAGCAGTTGAATCAACCGGAGGATATGAAAATAACTGGCTTAAGTTTCTTAGCGCTTGCCAGAGTAAACTTCAGTTATCTGTAGCACGAATAAATCCTTTTGGTGTGAGCTACAACAGCAAAGCGACACTAAACAGGATAATTACTGATAAACAAAGTGCACGTAATGTTGCTGAGTATCTGATAAGTCATCCGGAAAAAGTTCAGTATAACAATCAGGATTATTACGCTTCAGTAAGAAGACAATGGACATTTATCAAGATGCTGACAAAACAGAAAGTCCAGCTTCTTAATCAACTGGAATCATTGTTATACATAGCAAATCCTGAAGTTCTACAATACTGCAGCAACAAAATGAATCTCTGGACACTGAAGTTACTAAGGAAATATCCAACTGCTAAAGAACTTGCCAAAGCAAGATTGTCTTCGGTTTGTAAGATACCTTACATAACAGAATCACTTGCAAATGACTTAATCAACAATGCCCGGAAGTCAGTTGCCTCAAGTGATGATAAGACTACTGCTGAAGTAATAATAGCTTTGGTAGAACAGATACTTCAGCTAAGAAAACTGATTGTTCTGCAAACAAAACAACTTCAAGCCAGTTGCAATATTGCTGAAGTTGAACTGTTAAAAAGCTTCAAGGGAATTGGGACATATTCGGCTGTTGGACTTATGATAGAAATTCTTTCTGTTGAAAGATTTTCTTCTTCAAAAAAACTTGCAAGCTTCTTTGGTGTTCACCCTGTATTCAAGCAAAGCGGAGATGGACTCTCGGGTTTTAAGATGAGTAAGCGAGGAAGAAAACAGCCCAGAGAGTTATTGTTTAACATTGCTCGTTTTGCTACTGTGCATAATCCTTACATAAAGGAAATCTATGCAATGCATCTTCAAAAAGGTATGCCTAAGATGGCTGCATTGGGCGCTGTAATGTATAAGATACTAAGAATCGTTTATGGTATGCTTAAACATAACAGACAATATGATCCTGAAGTTGACAGAGCAAACAGAGCAAAACATAAAGACAACATCAATAGAGCCAAAGAAGATTACACAAGAAGATATCAGCCGATGGATATAACAGCTCCTGTTTCCAGAAGGCAACTTAAAAAGAGAAAACAGAAAGAGCAGTCCCAAATATTAAAACCGCTTGATGCGGAATCTAATGAAAAGATTTTTACGGGATCAGACTCTCACTGTTTTCCTGAGGAAACTTAA
- a CDS encoding co-chaperone GroES, with protein MIDTSKIIIVGDRVLIKPEESASKTNSGLYLPPGVHEKEKVQGGYVIKVGPGYPMGVPVEDDEPWKERKPIKYFPLQAREGDYAVFLRKEAVEVEIDGEKLVVVPQAAILILYRDEDLLA; from the coding sequence TTGATTGACACATCGAAAATAATAATTGTCGGGGATCGCGTTTTAATAAAGCCGGAAGAGAGCGCCTCGAAAACCAACAGCGGTCTTTATTTGCCGCCCGGAGTGCACGAAAAAGAAAAAGTGCAGGGCGGATACGTAATTAAAGTCGGTCCGGGTTATCCGATGGGCGTTCCGGTGGAAGACGACGAACCCTGGAAAGAGCGCAAGCCGATAAAATATTTTCCTCTGCAGGCGCGCGAGGGCGACTATGCTGTCTTTCTTAGAAAGGAAGCCGTTGAAGTCGAAATCGACGGCGAAAAGTTAGTCGTGGTTCCTCAGGCGGCTATTTTAATTCTCTACCGGGACGAAGATTTGCTCGCGTAG
- a CDS encoding class I SAM-dependent methyltransferase: MKDLWDKRFSSDEYIYGIEPNEFFKSQLDKLTPGRLLLLGEGEGRNAVYAAALGWKVDAVDFSQSGKIKAERLAAEKKVTINYIVHDLSDYQPEPESYDAAGLFFLHLEEDLRKEVHKKAIDALKKGGRLIMEAFEKEQLEYDSGGPKNLSLLYSLEDIAEDFIDLDFEYFAKEIVELNEGKGHGGKASVIRFTGIKV; this comes from the coding sequence ATGAAAGATTTGTGGGACAAAAGATTTTCCTCTGACGAATATATTTACGGAATAGAGCCGAATGAATTTTTTAAAAGCCAACTGGACAAACTTACGCCGGGCAGACTATTATTACTGGGCGAAGGCGAAGGAAGAAACGCCGTTTATGCCGCAGCATTGGGATGGAAAGTAGATGCGGTCGACTTCAGCCAATCAGGAAAAATAAAAGCCGAACGGCTCGCAGCGGAAAAAAAAGTAACCATAAATTATATCGTTCACGATTTGAGCGATTATCAGCCCGAACCGGAGTCGTACGACGCCGCCGGACTCTTTTTCCTTCATCTAGAAGAAGATTTAAGAAAAGAAGTTCATAAAAAAGCAATCGACGCTTTGAAAAAAGGAGGCAGATTGATAATGGAAGCTTTTGAAAAGGAACAGTTGGAATACGATTCGGGAGGTCCGAAAAATTTATCGCTTCTCTATTCTCTGGAAGACATAGCGGAGGATTTTATCGATCTCGACTTCGAATATTTCGCCAAAGAAATTGTGGAACTCAACGAAGGCAAGGGCCACGGGGGAAAAGCCTCCGTAATACGTTTTACCGGAATCAAAGTTTGA
- the trxB gene encoding thioredoxin-disulfide reductase yields MENHFEVIVIGAGAAGLTAGIYLSRAKVNTLILNEGAVGGQMVLTHEIANYPGVDSISGYQLARNMKNQALKFGAKIKSNIKIKSIKPEGEIKSVELTNGEVYTSDALIIATGGRSRTLGVPGEDKFKGMGISYCATCDGDFFQDKKIIVVGGGNSALEEAVALTKYASSVTVVHQFDHFQAFEHYVEEARNNPKINFIMESKIEEFIGDERLTAVKIRNQRTGELTEMEIDGVFVFIGYAPNTEMFKGILELNDYGEIVVDKNMSTSLKGVFAAGDSIAKRFRQVTTAVGDGTVAALSAAEYVNNLKKSKA; encoded by the coding sequence ATGGAAAATCATTTCGAAGTTATTGTAATAGGCGCGGGTGCGGCGGGACTGACCGCCGGAATTTATTTGTCGAGAGCCAAGGTTAATACTCTCATTCTGAATGAAGGAGCCGTGGGCGGACAAATGGTGTTGACGCACGAGATTGCCAACTATCCGGGCGTCGACTCGATTAGCGGCTATCAACTCGCCAGAAATATGAAAAATCAGGCACTGAAATTCGGCGCCAAAATTAAATCGAACATTAAAATAAAAAGCATTAAACCCGAAGGCGAAATAAAATCCGTCGAACTTACAAACGGAGAAGTTTATACCTCCGACGCGCTGATTATTGCAACGGGAGGACGTTCGAGAACTCTTGGCGTTCCGGGAGAAGATAAATTCAAAGGAATGGGAATTTCGTATTGCGCAACGTGCGACGGCGACTTTTTCCAGGATAAAAAAATTATCGTTGTAGGAGGCGGAAATTCCGCGCTGGAGGAAGCCGTTGCGCTTACAAAGTACGCTTCGTCGGTTACAGTCGTGCATCAATTCGACCATTTCCAGGCATTCGAACATTACGTCGAGGAAGCGCGCAATAATCCCAAAATCAATTTTATAATGGAATCGAAAATCGAAGAATTTATAGGCGACGAAAGGTTAACCGCAGTTAAAATCAGAAATCAACGCACCGGCGAATTAACCGAGATGGAAATTGACGGAGTATTTGTTTTTATCGGTTACGCGCCGAACACGGAAATGTTCAAAGGCATACTCGAATTGAACGATTACGGCGAAATTGTAGTCGATAAAAATATGTCGACAAGTTTAAAAGGCGTATTTGCGGCGGGCGACTCGATTGCCAAAAGATTTCGTCAGGTTACCACAGCCGTAGGCGACGGAACGGTCGCGGCTTTGAGCGCCGCCGAATATGTAAACAACTTGAAAAAGTCAAAAGCGTAA
- a CDS encoding thioredoxin family protein, whose product MLHTNLTHVLSKDEHSKLLQENENVMICCGRMGPMCIPVYEAMEELENEYPHVKFADMEFDLPDASVIRDLPECRNFAGLPFVVYYKNGKVVKATSSIQTRDQITAILDEHFGKNN is encoded by the coding sequence ATGCTTCATACAAATCTCACACATGTTCTTTCGAAAGACGAACATTCGAAATTGTTGCAGGAAAACGAAAACGTTATGATATGCTGCGGACGAATGGGTCCGATGTGTATTCCGGTTTATGAAGCGATGGAAGAACTCGAAAACGAATATCCGCACGTGAAATTTGCCGATATGGAATTCGACCTTCCCGACGCAAGCGTTATAAGAGATTTACCCGAATGCAGAAACTTTGCCGGTCTGCCGTTCGTGGTTTACTATAAAAACGGAAAAGTAGTTAAAGCTACAAGCAGCATACAAACAAGAGATCAAATTACCGCTATACTCGACGAGCATTTCGGTAAAAACAATTAA
- the nadB gene encoding L-aspartate oxidase, producing MKNNYDFIIVGAGLAGLYSALKASEHGKVAILTKTTIEISNSYLAQGGIAAALSEDDSPELHFEDTLKAGAGLCNEKAVEILVNEGIDRVKELISMGMNFDAENGKLSYGLEGGHSRKRVLHAGGDATGKEVVNFILNFIYNNSNITILENALVYKLHIVDGECQGVFAYNHLDKKNFYLGGRSIILATGGFSAAYSFSTNPHTSTGEGINLAFEAGAEIESMEFVQFHPTSFYTGSEETFLISEAVRGEGAYIVNHEGIRFLQDVNKSELATRDVVSEAIYEELKRSRKKNVFLVMNHLDPNKIKKRFSHIYNEALKYGIDITKDPVPIAPAAHYTIGGIKTDVNGRTTINRLYAVGETASTGVHGANRLASNSLLECLVFGKRAVDYAVQNDKESTDNPAPEIIDFGIDENKSDLFIDIKNRIAELLWNNAGILRSRAILNSALKEISKIGNEYDSDPREYYNSRIAGLLNLAGMIVNAALLREESRGCHRRSDFPNPNDKFKVTIVHKKASEPELRNL from the coding sequence ATGAAAAATAATTACGACTTCATAATTGTAGGCGCCGGACTGGCGGGGCTCTATTCCGCTTTAAAAGCCTCCGAACACGGCAAGGTTGCGATTTTGACTAAAACCACTATCGAAATCAGCAACTCTTATCTTGCGCAGGGCGGAATTGCGGCGGCTTTAAGCGAAGACGATTCGCCCGAACTTCATTTTGAAGACACATTAAAAGCAGGAGCGGGGCTTTGCAACGAAAAAGCGGTTGAAATATTGGTCAACGAAGGCATCGACCGCGTTAAAGAATTGATTTCGATGGGAATGAACTTCGACGCGGAAAACGGAAAACTCAGCTACGGTCTCGAAGGCGGGCATTCGCGCAAAAGAGTTCTCCACGCCGGGGGCGATGCAACCGGTAAAGAGGTGGTAAATTTTATACTCAACTTTATTTATAATAACAGTAATATTACGATTCTAGAAAACGCTCTCGTTTATAAACTTCATATTGTCGACGGCGAATGCCAGGGAGTTTTTGCATATAATCACCTCGACAAAAAAAATTTTTATCTTGGCGGCAGGTCGATAATTCTTGCCACGGGAGGATTTTCGGCGGCTTATTCGTTTTCAACCAATCCGCACACCTCCACTGGCGAAGGCATCAATCTGGCATTCGAAGCGGGCGCGGAAATCGAAAGTATGGAATTCGTACAGTTTCATCCCACTTCGTTTTATACCGGCAGCGAAGAGACTTTTTTGATAAGCGAAGCGGTAAGAGGCGAAGGCGCCTATATTGTCAATCACGAAGGCATTCGTTTTTTACAGGACGTCAACAAGTCCGAACTCGCCACCAGAGATGTCGTTTCCGAAGCAATTTATGAAGAATTAAAAAGATCGAGAAAAAAGAACGTTTTTTTGGTGATGAATCATCTCGACCCAAATAAAATCAAAAAAAGATTTTCGCACATTTACAACGAAGCTTTGAAATACGGCATAGACATTACGAAAGACCCCGTGCCGATAGCGCCGGCGGCGCATTATACTATCGGCGGAATAAAAACCGACGTCAACGGCAGGACAACTATAAATCGACTTTATGCGGTCGGCGAAACAGCTTCGACCGGAGTTCACGGCGCAAACAGACTTGCCAGCAATTCGCTTCTGGAATGCCTCGTCTTCGGAAAACGCGCCGTTGATTACGCGGTTCAAAACGACAAAGAATCAACTGATAATCCCGCGCCCGAAATTATCGACTTTGGGATCGACGAAAATAAATCCGATTTATTTATCGACATAAAAAACAGAATTGCAGAATTGTTGTGGAATAATGCGGGGATACTTCGTTCCAGAGCAATATTAAATTCCGCATTAAAAGAAATTTCAAAAATCGGAAACGAATACGATAGCGACCCCCGGGAATATTATAACAGCAGAATTGCCGGCTTGTTAAATCTTGCGGGCATGATTGTAAATGCCGCATTATTAAGAGAAGAGAGCAGAGGCTGCCACAGAAGGTCGGATTTTCCGAATCCGAACGACAAATTCAAAGTTACAATTGTTCATAAAAAGGCATCAGAACCCGAATTAAGGAACCTTTAG
- the nadC gene encoding carboxylating nicotinate-nucleotide diphosphorylase, which produces MKKPDRKSVDRLIQTALNEDIGKGDVTTNAIIPPHQKGTAAIYAKESGVIAGLFVAKDVFKKLDGNSKWKNLVAEGEEVKKGQKVAEVTGNLRALLSGERTALNFLQRISGIATAARKFIETVADTNVKILDTRKTVPGLRLLDKYGVYAGGGTNHRFGLYDMALIKDNHIEAAGGIKNAVNRVRKKYGKKYKVEVETTNLMEVREALDAGADIIMLDNMTISQMKKAVKLINGKCKTEASGNVDLKRIKKIATAGVDFISVGSLTHSVKALDLSMKISNKKQA; this is translated from the coding sequence ATGAAAAAACCCGACAGAAAAAGCGTCGATCGGCTTATTCAAACCGCTCTGAATGAGGATATCGGCAAAGGCGACGTAACAACAAACGCCATTATACCTCCGCATCAAAAAGGCACGGCGGCTATCTATGCGAAAGAATCCGGGGTAATTGCCGGTCTGTTCGTTGCAAAAGACGTTTTCAAAAAACTCGACGGAAATTCAAAGTGGAAAAATTTAGTCGCCGAAGGCGAAGAGGTAAAAAAAGGACAAAAAGTTGCCGAGGTTACGGGCAATCTGCGGGCATTGCTTTCGGGCGAGAGAACGGCTTTGAATTTCCTTCAACGGATTTCGGGAATCGCTACCGCTGCGCGTAAATTTATTGAAACCGTCGCCGATACTAACGTAAAGATACTGGACACCAGAAAGACCGTTCCCGGACTTAGACTGCTCGACAAATACGGAGTATATGCGGGCGGAGGAACAAATCATCGTTTCGGACTTTATGATATGGCGCTGATTAAAGACAACCATATTGAAGCCGCCGGCGGCATTAAAAACGCCGTTAACCGCGTCAGAAAAAAATACGGCAAAAAATATAAAGTTGAAGTAGAAACGACTAATTTAATGGAAGTGCGGGAAGCTCTCGACGCCGGAGCCGATATTATAATGCTCGACAATATGACAATTTCTCAAATGAAAAAAGCGGTTAAACTGATAAACGGGAAATGCAAAACCGAAGCTTCGGGCAATGTCGATTTAAAGCGTATAAAAAAAATAGCGACTGCGGGCGTCGATTTTATCTCCGTCGGATCGCTTACGCACTCGGTTAAAGCGCTCGACCTCAGTATGAAAATATCAAACAAAAAACAGGCTTGA
- the nadA gene encoding quinolinate synthase NadA, with product MNDIINEINRLKKEKNAVILAHNYQIPEIQDIADFVGDSLGLSQQAAKTDADVIVFCGVHFMAETASIISPDKKVLIPDPEAGCSLASTIDAEQLIAWKKEHPGAVVVSYVNTTAEVKAESDYCVTSSNAVKVVESIPKEKKILFLPDRFLGMYVSAVTGRNMEIWNGACHVHEKIGDINFDDARAKHPNAEFLIHPECGCSTSCMLKSQLYFDCKNIHIFSTEGMINYVKESDADEFVIATEVGILHRLKKIKPQSNYFPVSDESVCEYMKMITLEKLYESLLHEKYEVKVPEEIAQKARIPIDRMLSIV from the coding sequence ATGAACGATATTATAAATGAAATCAACAGATTGAAAAAGGAAAAGAACGCAGTAATACTCGCTCACAATTATCAAATACCCGAGATACAGGACATAGCGGATTTTGTGGGCGATTCACTCGGGCTGTCGCAGCAGGCGGCAAAAACAGACGCCGACGTAATCGTATTTTGCGGCGTTCACTTTATGGCGGAAACAGCCTCGATTATATCACCCGATAAAAAAGTTTTGATTCCCGATCCGGAAGCCGGCTGCTCGCTTGCCTCTACTATCGACGCAGAACAGTTGATAGCCTGGAAAAAAGAGCATCCCGGCGCAGTCGTTGTTTCTTATGTAAATACAACCGCGGAAGTCAAAGCCGAGAGCGATTACTGCGTAACGTCGTCGAATGCGGTCAAGGTCGTCGAATCGATACCGAAAGAGAAAAAAATACTCTTTCTGCCCGACCGTTTTTTGGGAATGTACGTAAGCGCAGTTACCGGCAGAAATATGGAAATCTGGAACGGAGCCTGCCACGTTCATGAAAAAATAGGCGACATAAATTTCGACGACGCGCGCGCCAAACATCCGAACGCCGAATTTTTGATTCATCCCGAATGCGGATGTTCTACGTCGTGCATGCTGAAATCCCAACTCTATTTCGATTGTAAAAACATTCATATATTTTCTACCGAAGGCATGATTAATTATGTTAAAGAAAGCGACGCCGACGAGTTTGTTATCGCAACCGAAGTCGGAATCCTCCACCGATTGAAAAAAATCAAGCCGCAATCGAATTACTTCCCCGTAAGCGACGAATCGGTTTGCGAATACATGAAAATGATAACGCTCGAGAAATTATACGAGTCGCTCCTCCACGAAAAATACGAAGTCAAAGTGCCCGAGGAGATTGCGCAAAAAGCGAGAATACCAATCGACAGAATGTTATCAATAGTTTAA
- the yjjX gene encoding inosine/xanthosine triphosphatase, protein MKIIVGSKNPVKIEAAREVFSIYFDNPEVESYNAPSGVNAQPVGDETFRGAFNRAFHLFSLFNDKSGKADFYVGIEGGITKLYDKWFAFGCMCILDSKKRDSYGLSPFFELPDSITQKLLDGVELGTVMDELTKRENTKQKEGAIGFFTRGVMNRKELYVEGLKTAIIPFLHEELFFQNK, encoded by the coding sequence ATGAAAATCATCGTAGGCTCAAAAAATCCGGTTAAAATCGAAGCGGCGCGCGAAGTCTTTTCGATATACTTCGACAACCCGGAAGTCGAATCGTACAACGCTCCTTCGGGCGTTAATGCGCAGCCGGTAGGCGACGAAACTTTTCGCGGCGCTTTCAACCGCGCGTTTCATCTTTTTAGTTTGTTTAACGACAAGTCAGGCAAAGCCGATTTTTATGTGGGAATCGAAGGCGGAATAACAAAACTGTACGACAAATGGTTTGCGTTCGGCTGTATGTGTATTCTCGATTCAAAGAAAAGAGATTCTTACGGACTCTCTCCTTTTTTCGAACTGCCGGATTCAATCACGCAAAAACTTCTCGACGGCGTCGAGCTCGGAACTGTTATGGACGAATTGACAAAGCGTGAAAACACCAAACAAAAAGAAGGCGCAATCGGATTTTTCACCCGGGGAGTTATGAACAGAAAAGAATTATACGTCGAAGGGCTGAAGACCGCCATTATACCCTTTTTGCACGAAGAACTTTTTTTCCAAAACAAGTAA
- a CDS encoding uridine kinase family protein, with protein MSKFKYVIKRSGAVVPFNPDRIANVIYRAAVAVGGRDKERAQFLAKEVVKVMEEKFEEGYKPHVEEIQDIVEKVLIENGHAKVAKEFILYREEAARRRRADSKHFSKPSEFIPWAKVWRSLDWAVSHNLHTVEAANERIRNGEFPHIVHEAETAYETQLDTAAEMIKERSAELKMVFVSGPSSSGKTTTTLKLEQRLNRMGMKFVPLIVDNYFFDLELHPKDEFGDYDFETPQALDLEMINEHLIKLAEGQEVKIPYYDFKEGKRYLDRTPIKIEKDEVLLIDSLHGLYPEFAKGIPASQKFKLYLEPLLQMKMPDGKYIRWTDLRLIRRMLRDSVHRAYNPEQTLLHWHYVRSSEKRNILPYCNTADYIVNTSMPYEVPLYRPKLLDNFREWEKKYEGDPLRVDAYERASRVRKMLEAIEPVEDDSPIPGDSVLREFIGGSALNYH; from the coding sequence ATGAGCAAATTCAAATATGTGATTAAAAGAAGCGGAGCCGTCGTTCCGTTTAATCCCGACAGAATTGCAAATGTAATTTACAGAGCGGCAGTCGCCGTAGGCGGCAGGGATAAAGAAAGAGCTCAATTCCTTGCGAAAGAAGTTGTAAAAGTAATGGAAGAAAAATTCGAAGAAGGCTATAAGCCGCACGTCGAAGAAATCCAGGATATAGTGGAAAAAGTTTTGATTGAAAACGGGCACGCAAAAGTAGCAAAGGAATTTATTTTATACAGGGAAGAAGCGGCAAGAAGACGACGCGCCGACTCCAAGCATTTTTCAAAACCATCCGAGTTTATACCGTGGGCTAAAGTATGGCGCTCGCTCGACTGGGCGGTTTCGCACAATCTTCATACTGTCGAAGCGGCGAACGAAAGAATCCGCAACGGAGAGTTTCCTCATATAGTACACGAAGCTGAAACCGCTTACGAGACCCAGCTCGATACAGCCGCCGAAATGATTAAGGAAAGAAGCGCCGAACTCAAAATGGTTTTTGTAAGCGGACCTTCTTCTTCGGGAAAAACGACTACTACGCTTAAGCTCGAGCAGCGCCTTAACAGAATGGGAATGAAGTTCGTCCCTCTTATTGTCGACAATTATTTCTTTGATCTGGAATTGCATCCGAAAGACGAATTCGGAGACTATGATTTCGAAACTCCCCAGGCGCTCGATCTCGAAATGATCAACGAACATTTAATAAAGCTAGCCGAAGGCCAGGAAGTGAAAATTCCGTATTATGATTTTAAAGAAGGCAAACGATATCTCGACAGAACGCCGATCAAAATTGAAAAAGACGAAGTGCTGTTAATCGACAGTTTGCACGGACTTTATCCGGAATTTGCAAAAGGAATTCCGGCTTCTCAGAAATTCAAATTGTATCTCGAGCCGCTGCTTCAGATGAAAATGCCCGACGGTAAATATATTCGATGGACAGACCTGAGATTAATAAGAAGAATGCTGAGAGATTCCGTGCATCGCGCTTATAATCCCGAACAAACTCTTTTGCACTGGCATTACGTACGCTCTTCCGAAAAAAGAAACATTTTGCCGTATTGCAATACCGCCGATTATATCGTTAATACGTCAATGCCGTACGAGGTGCCTTTGTATCGTCCCAAACTTCTCGATAATTTCCGGGAATGGGAAAAGAAATACGAGGGAGACCCGTTGCGCGTCGACGCTTACGAACGCGCTTCCCGCGTAAGAAAAATGCTCGAAGCAATCGAACCGGTCGAAGACGATTCTCCAATTCCGGGCGATTCTGTTTTGAGAGAATTTATAGGCGGAAGCGCTCTCAATTACCATTAG
- a CDS encoding SagB/ThcOx family dehydrogenase, with protein sequence MKSMLVVFLLFFVGITTGQENGAIKLPEPDTNGGAPLMTALQKRSSNRNFDTLSLSMRQVSNLLWAAYGINRPESGKRTAPSAMNWREYTIYLFDKNGVYAYDPETHALMKILKGDYRGYCGVQDFVSVAPLNLVYVSDFSKMSRIEDEEMKLIFTSADCGFIAQNVYLYCASEGLAVVVRGLIERDKLSSLLKLKPEQKIILSQTVGYPKK encoded by the coding sequence ATGAAAAGTATGCTTGTGGTTTTTTTGTTATTTTTTGTCGGCATAACAACCGGGCAGGAAAACGGCGCGATTAAACTGCCCGAACCCGACACGAATGGCGGCGCTCCTTTAATGACCGCACTGCAAAAACGCTCGTCCAACAGGAATTTCGACACACTTTCACTTTCGATGCGGCAGGTATCGAATCTCTTATGGGCGGCTTACGGAATTAACCGACCGGAAAGCGGAAAACGCACGGCCCCCTCCGCTATGAACTGGCGGGAATATACAATCTATCTTTTTGACAAAAATGGAGTTTATGCTTACGACCCCGAAACTCATGCATTGATGAAAATATTAAAAGGCGATTATCGCGGTTACTGCGGCGTACAGGATTTCGTATCGGTCGCTCCGCTGAATCTTGTATACGTATCGGATTTTTCTAAAATGAGCCGTATTGAAGACGAAGAAATGAAACTGATTTTTACGTCCGCCGACTGCGGTTTTATAGCTCAGAATGTTTATCTTTATTGCGCTTCGGAAGGCCTCGCCGTTGTGGTAAGGGGACTGATTGAAAGAGATAAATTGAGTTCGCTTTTGAAACTCAAACCGGAACAGAAAATAATTCTTTCGCAGACGGTTGGATATCCGAAGAAATAG
- a CDS encoding aldose 1-epimerase, whose translation MSKNNFSIGREEIPQSNLPSGRKNGTSLSICTVVNNSSREGFSVIPELGGRLYELYLSNGKKVYQVLRRFNPSSIESRDDLFTNAKMCPYVGRVDRGKYVFNGNEYQLPVNYPEEGNSSHGLLFDKPFNIVEMKNGEDTAEIILEYEYRKENEGYPFDFNITIAHRIEKGKGYSCVTKIENLSDTGIPVADGWHPYFDLNEKIDNLKLQLDSDEMILTDENRIPASRIKYGEFRALKNLGDTFLDNCFTLIPENGFVNTFLINENENLHLKIWQEAGNAKYNYLVIYTPPDRKTIAIEPMTSNVNAFNNGEGLIILEPGQSFDTSFGISAF comes from the coding sequence ATGAGTAAAAACAACTTTAGTATCGGTCGGGAAGAAATTCCTCAGTCTAATTTACCGTCCGGAAGGAAAAACGGAACTTCGTTGTCGATTTGTACGGTTGTTAATAATTCGAGCCGGGAAGGCTTTTCCGTTATCCCCGAATTGGGAGGCAGGTTATATGAACTCTATCTTTCGAACGGTAAAAAAGTTTATCAGGTGTTGCGCCGTTTCAACCCCTCTTCAATCGAAAGCCGCGACGATTTATTCACCAATGCGAAAATGTGTCCTTATGTCGGAAGAGTCGATCGTGGCAAATATGTTTTCAACGGAAACGAATACCAACTGCCCGTCAATTACCCGGAAGAAGGCAACTCTTCGCACGGATTGCTCTTCGATAAACCCTTCAACATTGTAGAGATGAAGAACGGGGAAGATACGGCGGAAATTATTCTCGAATACGAGTACAGGAAAGAAAACGAAGGTTATCCGTTCGATTTCAATATCACGATCGCTCATCGAATCGAAAAGGGAAAAGGGTATTCGTGCGTAACAAAGATTGAAAATTTATCTGATACCGGAATACCTGTGGCGGACGGCTGGCATCCTTATTTCGACCTGAATGAAAAAATCGACAATCTAAAACTCCAGCTCGACTCGGACGAAATGATCTTGACCGACGAAAACAGAATCCCTGCTTCTCGTATTAAGTACGGCGAGTTCAGAGCGCTGAAAAATTTGGGCGATACTTTTTTGGATAATTGTTTTACTTTGATTCCGGAGAACGGCTTTGTGAATACATTCCTTATTAATGAAAATGAGAATTTGCATCTTAAAATCTGGCAGGAAGCGGGAAATGCAAAATATAATTATCTTGTCATTTATACGCCGCCGGACAGAAAAACAATTGCAATCGAACCGATGACTTCCAACGTAAATGCTTTTAATAACGGCGAAGGCTTGATTATTCTGGAGCCGGGGCAATCATTCGATACCTCTTTCGGAATATCCGCTTTTTAA